TTCATCCTCTAGGGAGCGTGTTGGAGGGCAGTCGGACGAGCTCGGGCTACCGCTTGGAAAAATTGGATGGCCCCAGTACCCACATTAAACGCCGTGTTCCAGTGGGGGACTCGGGCGCACAGCATGTCCTGAGACGGTTCACAGGGAGACAGCGCCTGCTTGAACAGGCGTTCGTTGTCAAGTGTGCATATGGCATGATGCAGGTATGACGAAGAAAAGTGCTGCAAAAACGACGGCCAAGACTGCCCCTGCCACACCAGCGCCGGTGGAAGCGGCTGTGATTGACAAACTGACCAAACTGCAGCTCATCGATCAGGTCGCGCTGCGGACGAACATGACCAAGCGAGAGGCTGGCTTGGCGGTGGACGCGGCGCTGGAGGCGATTGTGGAGGCGCTGAAGAGTGGCAAGAGCGTTGGCTTGACTGGCCTGGGGACCTTGGACGTCCGCGCCACCGCTGCCCGCACGGGCGTGCGCCCCGGCACGGCCGAGAAGATCCAGATCCCGGCAGGTAAGAAGGTCGGCTTCAAAGTCGCCACCGACCTCAAAAAAGCCCTGTAAGTGCGACGTGAAAGCCGTTTAGTTGATTGTTCGAAAAAGGTAATAAGGCCTTCGAGAACCTGTTGTTCCACCAACAGTACCCTACGGGCTTAAGCAGGAAGGCAACAACCTGTGAGAAGCGCCCGAACAATGTACCCGCAGCCGAAAAGCTGGTATCGGAACCGTGAGGAGAAGATACAACTGTATAGCATCAATACTGTTGGGGGCTAGGGTTAGGTCGTATGGTGAACATAAGTGAATCCTCGTTAAACGTCATTGCTTTTGAAGTAACAATTTAGATGCGATCAATGTGAACGGCGTCCGTACTAAATAAACCAACTGAACACGAGGTCGCCTGCACTGATGTGCAGGCGACCTCGTCTTGTTATCTGTAGAATGACTCACCCATTCGTCAGGAGCGTCATGGGGTGCTTTGAAGATGCTTATAATGCGTTCTGGAGAGCACATAGGGAAGTCCCTTAGCTGCACAAGCGACGAAGAGGCGTTCGAATCCTTGAGAGCCCAGATCGACTGGATCATGCAGGCCTGACACAGCTAGACATTCGTAGCTCAGAGATTCGACTCACCGCTCCTCTGGCCGAGTCTGGCTTAGCGAGCAACAAACGCCAGCAGGAGCTTGTTGAACTCCTCAGCATGCGTGGCATTCAGGCCGTGCGGCGCGCCCTTCATCACGTGCAGCTCAGCGTTCGGCTGATACTGCGAAACACGCTGCCCGCTCGCCTCCAACGGCACGATCCGATCACTATCCCCGTGGACGACCAACAATGGCACCGTTAGATTCGCAAGATCAGTACGGAAGTCTGTCATTCCGAAGGCCCGAACGCATTCCTGCGTAGCGACCGGCGATGCTTGGAAGTACAGGGAGGCTGTAAAATCTAGGAATTCATCCCCGAGTTTCTGCGCTGTGTCGCCCTGATCCCAGTTTAGGAAGTTCTTGGTGAACTGCGACAGAAACTGTGGGCGGTTCTCAGCCACCTGCTGTACCATGCCTTCCACGTCTGCCTGGGCCAGGCCACCGTCGGGATTGTCTGCCGTCTTGAGCAGGTACGGCGCGACCGAGGAGATCAGCGCGGCGCTGTGCAGGTGCTGTGTGCCGAATAGCCCGGCGTAGCGGCTCACTTCCCCGCCTCCCATCGAGAAGCCGACGATGGTCACGTCGTTCAGTGCCAGCGTCTCGATCAACTCATGGAGATCGGCAGCGAACACGTCATAGGTGTAGCCGGTGGACGTCTTGCCCGACTGACCGAAGCCGCGCCGGTCATACGCGATGACCTGATAGCCGGCGTGACGCAGCGCGTCGATCTGTGGCTCCCACATGCGTCCGGAGAGCGGCCAACCATGAATCAGGATGACCGGGCGGCCCTCGCCGTAGCTCTCGTAATACAGCTCCGTCTGGGGTGCATAGGCGTGTTTCGTTTGAATGGTTGGCATTCTGGGAACCTCCTTGGAGAGCGAAGGGCGATTGAACCGCTGTGGACGTTAGTTCAGCGGGCGGGTTGAGGCCGGAAGCGTGCCGCCGGCCAGCAACGCGGTCGCAGCGTCCTGCAGGGCCGTGAGGGCGACGCGCTGTGTGAACGGCCCGGTCGACACGCGGGCGACACCGAGGGCCTGCAGCTCATGGGCAGACAGACTGACGCCCGGCACGCTGATGACGGTCAACTTCTGCGGACCGAACGCCTCGCTGACCTCCTGAATCTCTTCCCGGACCACCAGGCCGGGAACGAAAACGACGGGTGCACCGGCCTCTAAAAAGGCAAGGCCACGAGTGATGACTTCCTGAATGACCTGAGAGCGTGACTGCTCTGGGTTCGCCCGCACCGCAGCATCGGTTCGAGCGTTGAGGACAAAGTCCAGACCAGCGGTACGTCCCGCTTCCATCACTGCGTGGACTGCGGCAACCGCTTCCCCGAGTGGGCGCATGCCGTCTTCGAGGTTGCCGCCGACCACCCCGATGTCGATGGCGCGGCGGGCGGTGTCCCCTGGGTTACCGTAACCAGCTTCGAAATCCATCGACACCGGCAACGACACGGTTTGGACGATGCGGCGTACCATGTCGAGATGGAGTTCGAGGGGAATCTGTTCCCCGTCTGGGTAGCCGAAGGTTGAGGCAATGGAATGGCTGGCGGTGGCGAGTGCCTGGATGCCGGGGATGGCAGCAATGACCTGGGCGGAAACCACATCCCAGACGTTCGGAAGAATCAGAATCTCTGACTGCGTGTGAAGGGCGAGCAACTGGCGGGCGCGTTCGGCAGGGGATATAGAAGTCATCAGGCGTCTCTCCGATGGGGGTCAGGGATGGTGACAGCGGCGAGGGCGCGCTGTGTGATGTGTTCGAAGCGGTGTGGACTGCGGGTGGCACGGGCCATCAGCATGGCCCCTTCGATGGTGGCCAGAAAAGTTTGCGCGGTGTCAGCAGGGGAGTCAAAAAACTGGAGCTCACCCTGTCGTTGACCCTCGTCAAGGGTGTGAGTCAGCCAATGTTCGAGAACGGTGAAAAACGCCGTGAGTTCCTGCTGAATAGGAGAAGGTAAGACGCAGTCCTCTGCCATCAACTGCGTACACAGGCAGATGCGGCCATCTGCCTGCACGACGCTTTGGTAGGCCGCAAGGTACTGATGCAGACGCTGGAGAGGGGAACGTTCTGTGCTGCTCAGTTGGATGAGCAGGGTCTCGATCTGAGTGCGGTACCGGTTGACCATGGCGACGCCCAAGTCGGTCTTGCTCGGGAAGTGATGGTGGATACTCGCGTTTCGGATGCCAAGGGCCGTACTGATATCGCGATAGGCGACGGAAGAAAACCCACGTTGTTGGACAAGGTGTTGTGCGACATCCAGGATGCGATCACGGGTGGTGGGATGACCAGTCACGTCACCCACTATCTACCTACATGTAGGTAGGTGTCAAGGGGTCAACTCTTTCTGAGCTGTTGACATACCTCACATCCTGCAGTTTCACAACAGGCTGTCTGGAACGTGCTTCTGGCCCCAAGATGGGTGTGCGCCCAACAGAACAACGCGCTAGACGACTTGATTCTGACAGCCTGCCGTACTTTTCCCTCAAACAGCACTGAGCTTCCTTCATGGTGTTTCTTGACATGCCGCTGGATGATTCCGGTAGACCACTGCCAGAACGGGCGACAGTCAAGGCGTCTGCAGCGATGAGCCGATGGTAGGACCATGCATCGTGGGACACCCAGCAACTGTGCCGGATGCTACGCGAGTACGCCTTGAACACGTTGCAGCGCTTTGAGCAGCACCCTCAGCAGCGATCCCGC
The Deinococcus sp. KNUC1210 genome window above contains:
- a CDS encoding HU family DNA-binding protein — encoded protein: MTKKSAAKTTAKTAPATPAPVEAAVIDKLTKLQLIDQVALRTNMTKREAGLAVDAALEAIVEALKSGKSVGLTGLGTLDVRATAARTGVRPGTAEKIQIPAGKKVGFKVATDLKKAL
- a CDS encoding alpha/beta fold hydrolase encodes the protein MPTIQTKHAYAPQTELYYESYGEGRPVILIHGWPLSGRMWEPQIDALRHAGYQVIAYDRRGFGQSGKTSTGYTYDVFAADLHELIETLALNDVTIVGFSMGGGEVSRYAGLFGTQHLHSAALISSVAPYLLKTADNPDGGLAQADVEGMVQQVAENRPQFLSQFTKNFLNWDQGDTAQKLGDEFLDFTASLYFQASPVATQECVRAFGMTDFRTDLANLTVPLLVVHGDSDRIVPLEASGQRVSQYQPNAELHVMKGAPHGLNATHAEEFNKLLLAFVAR
- a CDS encoding TetR/AcrR family transcriptional regulator, whose translation is MTGHPTTRDRILDVAQHLVQQRGFSSVAYRDISTALGIRNASIHHHFPSKTDLGVAMVNRYRTQIETLLIQLSSTERSPLQRLHQYLAAYQSVVQADGRICLCTQLMAEDCVLPSPIQQELTAFFTVLEHWLTHTLDEGQRQGELQFFDSPADTAQTFLATIEGAMLMARATRSPHRFEHITQRALAAVTIPDPHRRDA
- a CDS encoding isocitrate lyase/phosphoenolpyruvate mutase family protein, coding for MTSISPAERARQLLALHTQSEILILPNVWDVVSAQVIAAIPGIQALATASHSIASTFGYPDGEQIPLELHLDMVRRIVQTVSLPVSMDFEAGYGNPGDTARRAIDIGVVGGNLEDGMRPLGEAVAAVHAVMEAGRTAGLDFVLNARTDAAVRANPEQSRSQVIQEVITRGLAFLEAGAPVVFVPGLVVREEIQEVSEAFGPQKLTVISVPGVSLSAHELQALGVARVSTGPFTQRVALTALQDAATALLAGGTLPASTRPLN